A window from Bufo bufo chromosome 1, aBufBuf1.1, whole genome shotgun sequence encodes these proteins:
- the TUBB4A gene encoding tubulin beta-4A chain, producing the protein MREIVHLQAGQCGNQIGAKFWEVISDEHGIDPTGTYHGDSDLQLERINVYYNEASGGKYVPRAILVDLEPGTMDSVRSGPFGQIFRPDNFVFGQSGAGNNWAKGHYTEGAELVDSVMDVVRKESESCDCLQGFQLTHSLGGGTGSGMGTLLISKIREEYPDRIMNTFSVVPSPKVSDTVVEPYNATLSVHQLVENTDETYCIDNEALYDICFRTLKLTTPTYGDLNHLVSATMSGVTTCLRFPGQLNADLRKLAVNMVPFPRLHFFMPGFAPLTSRGSQQYRSLTVPELTQQMFDSKNMMAACDPRHGRYLTVAAVFRGRMSMKEVDEQMLNVQNKNSSYFVEWIPNNVKTAVCDIPPRGLKMAATFIGNSTAIQELFKRISEQFTAMFRRKAFLHWYTGEGMDEMEFTEAESNMNDLVSEYQQYQDATAEEGEFEEEGEEEVA; encoded by the exons ATGAGGGAGATCGTGCATCTGCAGGCCGGACAGTGCGGCAACCAGATCGGTGCCAAG TTCTGGGAAGTCATTAGCGACGAGCATGGCATCGACCCCACAGGAACCTACCATGGAGACAGCGACCTGCAGCTGGAGAGAATTAATGTCTACTACAATGAGGCCTCAG GTGGGAAGTACGTCCCCAGGGCCATCCTCGTAGACTTGGAACCTGGCACCATGGATTCCGTACGCTCCGGACCATTTGGACAGATCTTCAGGCCGGACAACTTTGTGTTTG GTCAgagtggtgctggaaacaactggGCCAAGGGTCACTACACTGAGGGGGCAGAGCTGGTGGACTCGGTCATGGATGTGGTGAGGAAGGAGTCTGAGAGCTGCGACTGTCTTCAGGGCTTCCAGCTCACCCACTCTCTGGGCGGAGGGACCGGCTCTGGAATGGGAACCCTTCTCATCAGCAAAATCAGGGAGGAGTATCCTGACCGTATCATGAACACCTTCAGCGTGGTGCCCTCCCCCAAAGTGTCCGATACCGTGGTAGAACCGTACAACGCCACCCTCTCCGTGCACCAGCTGGTAGAAAACACAGACGAAACCTACTGCATAGACAATGAGGCTTTGTATGACATCTGCTTCCGCACCCTCAAGTTGACCACCCCCACCTACGGCGACCTTAATCACTTGGTCAGCGCAACGATGAGCGGTGTCACAACTTGCTTGCGCTTCCCGGGTCAGCTGAACGCTGACCTCCGTAAACTGGCTGTCAACATGGTCCCCTTCCCACGTCTTCACTTTTTCATGCCAGGTTTCGCCCCGCTGACAAGCCGTGGCAGCCAACAATACCGTTCCCTAACTGTCCCCGAGCTCACCCAGCAGATGTTCGACTCCAAAAACATGATGGCTGCTTGCGACCCAAGACATGGACGTTACTTGACCGTGGCAGCTGTGTTCAGAGGCCGCATGTCCATGAAAGAAGTGGACGAGCAGATGTTGAATGTCCAGAACAAGAACAGCAGTTACTTTGTGGAATGGATCCCCAACAATGTCAAGACCGCTGTGTGCGACATCCCGCCCCGAGGTCTGAAGATGGCCGCCACCTTCATCGGCAACAGCACTGCCATCCAAGAGCTGTTCAAGCGCATCTCCGAGCAGTTCACCGCCATGTTCAGACGCAAGGCTTTCCTTCACTGGTACACGGGAGAGGGCATGGACGAGATGGAGTTCACCGAGGCCGAGAGCAACATGAACGACTTGGTGTCGGAATACCAGCAGTACCAGGACGCCACCGCAGAAGAGGGAGAGTTTGAGGAAGAGGGAGAAGAAGAGGTTGCTTAA